One region of Cydia fagiglandana chromosome 15, ilCydFagi1.1, whole genome shotgun sequence genomic DNA includes:
- the LOC134671396 gene encoding zinc finger protein 501-like, with protein MAGIEDTTIFTECCRTCMANSAANMINIFAVKNSVSPADIITTCTSIKISYTDVLPKNICDSCYKSLMDFYEFKKNAEDVDFKFRTKEIEHETVEIKFEKPQQLDIKVESDEQECAQDSTYECSVTSESFQELTNVKHKTKQLHKCDICDKEFPKKFKLERHKRTHENYSYACDYCSEKFKYHNTYVKHLVQHNQVDKVETVDQNENQSFDCNICSARFKSMQSLSAHMRKHCNKARILSCAVCQKVFKKTSHLKRHELIHETNRPYKCSICPRTFTSEIIYKEHENKHAGVKSHICPFCSKAFSHLSTLNTHIKIHTKEKSFLCPFCGKKFDTSTNLNEHTKRHIGLKLFACSLCPKRFVSKGELKSHGTTHSGERAYTCEQCGGSFTKSSSLAKHMLRHRGIKPHHCDACPMKFSSKDHLKRHYRIHTGEKPYRCELCDRAFTQSNDLAKHRRTHLGNMLYKLVF; from the exons ATGGCGGGCATTGAGGACACTACAATCTTTACGGAATGCTGTCGAACCTGCATGGCCAATTCGGCAGCGAACATGATTAATATTTTTGCTGTTAAAAACTCAGTGAGTCCAGCTGATATAATAACAACTTGTACTTCAATTAAG ATAAGCTATACAGATGTATTACCGAAGAATATTTGTGATAGTTGTTACAAATCTTTAATGGACTTTtacgaatttaaaaaaaatgctgaAGATGTTGATTTTAAATTTCGCACCAAAGAAATAGAACATGAGACagtggaaataaaatttgaaaaacctCAACAGTTAGATATTAAAGTTGAGTCTGATGAACAAGAATGTGCTCAGGACTCAACATACGAATGCAGTGTGACTTCAGAATCTTTCCAGGAACTGACAAATGTAAAACACAAGACAAAACAATTACATAAATGTGATATATGTGACAaagaatttccaaaaaaatttaaactagaAAGACACAAACGCACACATGAAAATTATTCATATGCTTGCGATTACTGCTCGGAAAAATTCAAATACCATAACACGTACGTGAAGCATTTAGTGCAACACAATCAAGTAGATAAAGTAGAAACCGTAGATCAAAATGAGAATCAAAGCTTTGACTGTAATATATGTTCGGCAAGATTTAAGTCCATGCAATCATTATCTGCACATATGCGTAAACATTGTAACAAAGCCCGTATACTAAGTTGTGCGGTATGCCAGAAAGTATTTAAGAAAACAAGTCACTTGAAAAGACACGAGCTTATCCATGAGACGAATAGGCCTTACAAGTGTTCTATTTGTCCCAGGACATTTActtcagaaattatttataagGAACACGAGAATAAGCATGCAGGTGTGAAGAGTCATATTTGTCCGTTCTGTTCAAAGGCGTTTTCACATTTATCAACGCTGAATACACATATCAAAATACATACTAAAGAGAAATCATTTTTGTGTCCATTCTGCGGAAAGAAATTTGACACGAGTACAAATCTAAATGAACACACAAAGAGGCATATAGGTTTGAAGTTGTTTGCTTGCAGTTTGTGTCCAAAACGATTTGTCAGCAAAG GTGAACTAAAGTCCCACGGCACCACACATTCAGGTGAACGGGCGTACACTTGCGAACAGTGTGGTGGGTCCTTTACCAAGAGCAGTTCATTGGCCAAACATATGTTGAGGCATCGTGGCATCAAACCACACCACTGCGACGCCTGTCCCATGAA GTTCTCGAGCAAGGACCACCTGAAGCGTCACTACAGAATACACACAGGTGAGAAGCCGTACCGCTGCGAGCTGTGTGATCGCGCGTTTACACAGAGCAACGACCTTGCCAAACATAGGCGGACTCATCTTGGCAACATGCTGTACAAGTTAGTATTCTAA